Proteins encoded within one genomic window of Ottowia sp. SB7-C50:
- a CDS encoding peptidoglycan DD-metalloendopeptidase family protein — translation MTPISRSSPTRRCVLIAGGALAGLSAPWAARAATDAAWPRHAVVPGGVARIDLGPAATRPRAFADDAPLLVVGDPIVWTALVGIPLSATPGTAHIRVAAPDGERLLDYTVTPKRYTEQHLKVSPRTVDLSPEDLARHERERVHQQGVIATFSAPPAGDLKMRVPCPGRRSSSFGLRRFFNGQPRNPHSGMDIAAPTGTPVVAPLAATVIDTGDYFFNGQTVWLDHGGGLLSMMCHLSRIDVKAGDRLAAGQRLGAVGATGRVTGPHLHWTVSLNRASVDPALFID, via the coding sequence ATGACTCCTATTTCACGTTCTTCGCCCACCCGTCGCTGCGTGCTGATCGCCGGCGGCGCGCTGGCCGGCCTGAGCGCGCCCTGGGCCGCACGGGCCGCCACCGACGCCGCCTGGCCGCGCCACGCCGTGGTGCCGGGCGGCGTGGCCCGCATCGACCTGGGCCCCGCCGCCACGCGGCCACGGGCTTTCGCCGACGACGCGCCGCTGCTGGTGGTGGGCGACCCCATCGTCTGGACGGCGCTGGTCGGCATTCCGCTGTCGGCCACGCCGGGCACGGCGCACATCCGCGTGGCCGCGCCCGATGGTGAGCGCCTGCTGGACTACACCGTGACGCCCAAGCGCTACACCGAGCAGCACCTGAAGGTGTCGCCCCGCACCGTCGACCTGTCGCCCGAGGACCTGGCGCGGCACGAGCGCGAGCGCGTGCACCAGCAAGGCGTCATTGCCACCTTCAGCGCGCCGCCCGCGGGTGACCTGAAGATGCGCGTGCCCTGCCCCGGGCGGCGCTCCAGTTCGTTCGGGCTGCGGCGCTTCTTCAACGGACAGCCGCGCAACCCGCACAGCGGCATGGACATTGCCGCGCCCACGGGCACGCCGGTGGTCGCGCCGCTGGCCGCCACCGTCATCGACACGGGCGACTACTTCTTCAACGGCCAGACGGTGTGGCTGGACCATGGCGGCGGCCTGCTGTCGATGATGTGCCACCTGAGCCGCATCGACGTGAAGGCTGGCGACCGCCTAGCCGCCGGGCAGCGGCTGGGCGCCGTGGGCGCCACGGGCCGCGTGACCGGCCCGCACCTGCACTGGACGGTCAGCCTCAACCGCGCCTCGGTCGATCCGGCGCTGTTCATCGATTAG
- a CDS encoding DUF3579 domain-containing protein: MTPTPTSNEIFIRGITRDGRTFRPSDWAERLAGVMAQFRPGGAKGPGGHISYSPWCVPTTLDGVKAVVVHRALKDHEPMAWDFVMGFAADNELQVIEACLIPDRP; encoded by the coding sequence ATGACGCCCACACCCACCAGTAACGAGATCTTCATCCGCGGCATCACGCGCGACGGCCGCACCTTCCGCCCCAGCGACTGGGCCGAGCGCCTGGCGGGGGTGATGGCGCAGTTCCGCCCCGGCGGCGCCAAGGGGCCGGGTGGGCACATCAGCTATTCACCCTGGTGCGTGCCAACCACGCTGGACGGCGTCAAGGCCGTGGTGGTGCACCGCGCCCTGAAGGACCACGAACCCATGGCCTGGGACTTCGTGATGGGTTTTGCGGCCGACAACGAACTGCAGGTCATCGAGGCCTGCCTGATACCAGACCGCCCCTGA
- the rpsT gene encoding 30S ribosomal protein S20 has translation MAAGKPKKKNPRLASGRKRARQNVKLNAANTSLRSKYRTSVKNVEKAVLAGDVEKAKSAFAVMQSVVDSVADKGIFHKNKAARDKSRLSAKVKTLATQPAAA, from the coding sequence ATGGCCGCTGGTAAGCCCAAGAAGAAGAACCCCCGCCTGGCATCGGGCCGCAAACGCGCCCGCCAGAACGTCAAACTCAACGCTGCGAACACCTCGCTGCGCTCCAAATACCGCACGTCGGTGAAGAACGTCGAAAAAGCCGTTCTGGCCGGCGACGTCGAGAAGGCCAAGAGCGCCTTCGCGGTGATGCAGTCGGTGGTCGACTCGGTCGCCGACAAGGGCATCTTCCACAAAAACAAGGCCGCTCGCGACAAGAGCCGCCTGTCGGCCAAGGTCAAGACCCTGGCCACCCAGCCCGCCGCCGCCTGA
- a CDS encoding GntR family transcriptional regulator: MTTARLAPRALYEEVAERLRQRIFAGELAAGDWIDELRIAEQMGISRTPLREALKVLAAEGLVTMKVRRGAYVTQTSPKDLADVYHLLALLETDAASAVAGRASDAELAELAALHQDLETALPDTARFFALNEAFHLRLLELADNHWRLQMVQDLRKVMKLHRQHSLQKAGRPAQSLAEHRALMAALTARDAVGAAACMRVHMQGGLDAAS, translated from the coding sequence ATGACCACGGCCCGACTTGCCCCTCGCGCACTTTACGAAGAAGTGGCTGAGCGCTTGCGCCAGCGCATCTTCGCCGGTGAACTGGCGGCGGGCGACTGGATCGACGAGTTGCGCATTGCCGAGCAGATGGGCATCAGCCGCACGCCGCTGCGCGAAGCGCTGAAAGTGCTGGCTGCCGAAGGGCTGGTGACCATGAAGGTGCGGCGCGGCGCCTACGTGACCCAGACATCGCCCAAGGACCTGGCCGACGTGTACCACCTGCTGGCCCTGCTCGAAACCGATGCCGCCAGCGCCGTCGCCGGCCGCGCCAGCGATGCCGAACTGGCCGAACTGGCGGCGCTGCATCAAGACCTGGAAACCGCCCTGCCCGACACGGCGCGCTTCTTTGCGCTCAACGAAGCCTTCCATCTGCGCCTGCTGGAACTGGCCGACAACCACTGGCGCCTGCAGATGGTGCAGGACCTGCGCAAGGTGATGAAGCTGCATCGCCAGCATTCGCTGCAGAAGGCCGGGCGCCCCGCGCAATCGCTGGCCGAACACCGCGCGCTGATGGCGGCACTGACCGCGCGCGACGCCGTCGGCGCGGCGGCCTGCATGCGCGTGCACATGCAGGGCGGCCTGGACGCGGCCAGCTGA